The Achromobacter deleyi genome has a window encoding:
- a CDS encoding Trm112 family protein: MESRLLDILVCPLCKGRLEHDRQQAELVCRADRLAFPLRDGIPVMLESEARVLDDAAASR; this comes from the coding sequence ATGGAATCCCGCCTTCTCGACATCCTCGTCTGCCCCTTGTGCAAGGGCCGCCTCGAACACGACCGGCAGCAGGCCGAACTGGTCTGCCGCGCCGACCGCCTGGCCTTCCCGCTGCGCGACGGCATCCCCGTCATGCTCGAGTCGGAAGCCCGCGTGCTGGACGACGCCGCCGCTTCCCGCTGA
- a CDS encoding MotA/TolQ/ExbB proton channel family protein yields the protein MLSILREAGWPIWPLLATSVLGLALIFERFLSLRRNLILPRGLNEQVAEMLRNRQDTPESIHRLERNSPLGRVLAEVMRHRHLPREELRNVVEDAGRAVAHDLSRYISAIGTIAVIAPLMGLFGTVVGMIEIFGSYTPGGGDPAQLARGISMALYNTGFGILIAIPAMIAHRYLRGRVDGYLSAMEQAASRLVRVVSTAPAAREGRS from the coding sequence TTGCTTTCCATCTTGCGCGAGGCCGGCTGGCCGATATGGCCCCTACTGGCAACATCCGTGCTGGGCTTGGCGCTGATCTTCGAGCGCTTCCTGTCCCTGCGCCGAAACCTGATCCTGCCGCGCGGCCTGAACGAACAGGTCGCCGAGATGCTGCGCAACCGGCAGGACACCCCCGAATCAATCCACCGCCTGGAACGCAATTCGCCGCTGGGCCGGGTGCTGGCCGAGGTGATGCGTCACCGCCACCTGCCCCGCGAAGAGCTGCGCAACGTGGTCGAGGACGCCGGCCGGGCCGTCGCCCATGACCTCAGCCGCTACATTTCCGCCATCGGCACCATCGCCGTCATCGCGCCGCTCATGGGCCTGTTCGGCACCGTGGTCGGCATGATCGAGATCTTCGGCTCCTACACGCCCGGTGGCGGAGACCCCGCCCAGCTGGCGCGCGGCATCTCGATGGCCCTGTACAACACCGGTTTCGGCATCCTGATCGCCATTCCCGCCATGATCGCGCACCGCTATCTGCGCGGCCGCGTGGACGGTTATCTCAGCGCCATGGAACAGGCCGCCTCCCGCCTGGTCCGTGTCGTGTCCACGGCACCGGCCGCGCGCGAGGGCCGTTCATGA
- a CDS encoding ExbD/TolR family protein, whose product MNFRGSRGDRDELDINLIPLIDVLLVILIFLAATTSFARFTQLKVTLPQASSEQDTPPALEVAVSQDGRYALNGTLIDVSTPPEIADALRQAAAGKTEPLVVINADAQATHQSVINIMEAARLAGIGRVNFAAQTAR is encoded by the coding sequence ATGAATTTCCGCGGATCCCGGGGCGATCGCGATGAGCTCGATATCAACCTCATCCCGCTCATCGACGTCCTGCTGGTCATCCTGATCTTCCTGGCGGCGACCACCTCGTTTGCGCGCTTCACGCAGCTGAAGGTGACGCTGCCCCAGGCCTCCTCCGAGCAGGACACGCCGCCGGCGCTGGAAGTCGCCGTGAGCCAGGACGGGCGTTATGCCCTCAACGGCACGCTCATCGACGTCTCCACGCCTCCCGAAATCGCCGATGCCCTGCGCCAGGCCGCCGCCGGCAAGACCGAGCCGCTGGTCGTCATCAACGCCGACGCGCAGGCCACGCACCAATCCGTGATCAACATCATGGAAGCAGCCCGGCTGGCCGGCATCGGCCGCGTCAATTTCGCCGCCCAGACTGCCCGGTGA
- a CDS encoding 3-hydroxyacyl-CoA dehydrogenase, whose product MEIANKVFIVTGGASGLGAGTVRMLVENGAKVVIADVQDAPGEALAKELGQRYVHCDVTQEADGKNAVAAARELGTLFGLVNCAGVAPAAKIVGKNGAHPLDLFQKVVSINLIGSFNMMRLAAEAMSANSPEPTGERGVMINTASVAAFDGQIGQAAYAASKAGVAGMTLPIARDLAKTGIRCMTIAPGIFGTPMIFGMPQEVQDSLAASIPFPARLGRPEDYAKLVQSIITNDMLNGETIRLDGAIRMPPK is encoded by the coding sequence ATGGAAATCGCGAACAAGGTATTCATCGTTACGGGCGGTGCGTCCGGCCTGGGTGCAGGCACCGTGCGCATGCTGGTGGAAAACGGCGCCAAGGTCGTCATCGCCGACGTGCAGGACGCGCCGGGCGAAGCCCTGGCCAAGGAACTGGGCCAGCGCTACGTGCATTGCGACGTGACGCAGGAAGCCGACGGCAAGAATGCCGTCGCCGCCGCGCGCGAACTGGGCACGCTGTTTGGCCTGGTGAACTGCGCGGGCGTCGCGCCCGCCGCCAAGATCGTGGGCAAGAATGGCGCGCATCCCCTGGACCTGTTCCAGAAGGTCGTGTCCATCAACCTGATCGGCAGCTTCAACATGATGCGCCTGGCCGCCGAAGCCATGAGCGCCAACAGCCCCGAGCCCACCGGCGAACGCGGCGTGATGATCAACACGGCCTCGGTTGCCGCCTTCGACGGCCAGATCGGCCAAGCGGCCTACGCCGCGTCCAAGGCCGGCGTCGCGGGCATGACGCTGCCCATCGCGCGCGACCTGGCCAAGACCGGCATCCGCTGCATGACCATCGCCCCGGGCATCTTCGGCACGCCGATGATCTTCGGCATGCCGCAAGAAGTGCAGGACTCGCTGGCCGCCAGCATTCCGTTCCCCGCCCGCCTGGGCCGCCCGGAAGACTACGCCAAGCTGGTCCAGAGCATCATCACCAACGATATGCTCAACGGCGAGACCATCCGCCTGGACGGCGCCATCCGCATGCCGCCGAAGTGA
- a CDS encoding ankyrin repeat domain-containing protein, with protein MAWAVPAAAGETVPALECNCDSPYREYKNADTPQTEALFAAVNGSDEAAFSAALAQVDRPGDYAREGVPLLHALLTPPRGLRFKDVYWNMTPQEAARIREAYAAILPARARMLAALLATKPALDDVTYQSRRPPLHLAILYGSPEIMDALLGAGARPDQRGDENRTALEFLLNRDFEFAVRMTYLPRLVDRKELTRMVLALFKAGAARPYTGLDQPADETLRSLFSDEQGKLRPAADFLAWTPMVEMTEGAESLRALAATGTRPAYGEELTALALAAYLGNADAVSMLMELGPRKIPATAYGESGERDVWLDAAQAAVEGGHPAIAAQLLRAEMPFAQRGPQTGSADLVFAKVEVAARPIMNLAARRGDAETLRRLLALGAPVEGDAAEQHGNTPLADAVEARKPEAVKILLAAGADPGIKRQGYDLKSALELAVQAGDAAALRDLLASMKPGSLQAALRDPESSPVALLLRQPGKQGAAMLRMFAEVGFDLKSLGADAIRQALENRDAALALMLIDAGVPVNPSAPGQADERGGTADSRYDLSATPPLLLAAMSGQTSVVDALLAKGADPVALAPDGESALYWLIGRQDTAMLDRLQRAGARLDDARLPRAPAPYALLNAAVASGDMELVRRVSQANGQALADACLPQSGEFNLLDKPGYFGQLQAAGFTGKHDICARDAGPLPDRIVALLLQSRQLVTARHDTVVQVLRQLKASGTDLDAQLDDGDTPLNVAIRLGRKDLADAMLSAGASPDAADGAGRSPAWVALETGQPGMLSLLARYRARFDAAVAPPGQSFQNTLACQSAPAFGRVLQEAGVTLKAECAPPAQGRRAGAKAPSKSADAVRLPGHYFLQGLREVGSELLLSEDGSFDYLMSYGAIDISARGAWRSDGRQVFLDTPPIQPYSAIVDVRADTRPAEAGLLTVRVYYRDRPVKVNVAMSSAEADHGGAPRQSEGADGVSAPIAAGALKGLAVFLPLPSGARWHEVDISKIDAAARAIRIDVAAPESAAGTPLHKTFTLQKDGALVEKRGGRELRYAKE; from the coding sequence ATGGCCTGGGCGGTCCCCGCAGCCGCTGGCGAGACGGTCCCCGCGCTTGAATGCAATTGCGATTCGCCCTACCGCGAATACAAGAACGCCGATACTCCGCAGACCGAAGCGCTGTTTGCGGCCGTCAACGGCAGCGATGAGGCGGCATTTTCCGCGGCACTGGCGCAGGTGGACCGTCCGGGCGACTACGCGAGGGAGGGCGTGCCCCTCTTGCATGCCCTGCTGACGCCGCCACGCGGCCTGCGCTTCAAAGACGTGTACTGGAACATGACGCCGCAGGAAGCGGCGCGCATCCGCGAGGCCTACGCGGCGATCCTGCCGGCTCGCGCGCGCATGCTGGCCGCGCTGCTGGCCACGAAGCCGGCGCTGGACGACGTGACCTATCAATCGCGCCGTCCGCCCCTGCATCTGGCGATCCTGTATGGCTCGCCCGAGATCATGGACGCGCTGCTGGGGGCGGGGGCCAGGCCGGACCAGCGCGGCGATGAAAATCGCACGGCCCTGGAATTCCTGCTGAACCGCGATTTCGAGTTCGCGGTGCGCATGACCTATCTGCCACGCCTGGTCGACCGCAAGGAGCTGACGCGCATGGTGCTGGCCTTGTTCAAGGCCGGCGCGGCGCGGCCTTACACCGGCCTCGATCAGCCCGCCGATGAAACCCTGCGCAGCCTTTTTTCCGACGAGCAGGGCAAGCTTCGGCCCGCGGCCGATTTCCTGGCCTGGACGCCCATGGTGGAAATGACCGAAGGCGCGGAGTCCTTGCGGGCGCTGGCGGCCACCGGCACCAGGCCCGCCTACGGCGAAGAGCTGACCGCCTTGGCGCTTGCTGCCTACCTGGGTAACGCGGACGCCGTGTCCATGCTGATGGAGCTGGGGCCGCGCAAGATCCCCGCGACCGCCTATGGCGAAAGCGGCGAACGCGATGTGTGGCTGGACGCGGCGCAGGCCGCGGTGGAGGGCGGCCATCCGGCGATCGCCGCGCAGCTGCTGCGCGCGGAAATGCCCTTTGCGCAGCGCGGCCCGCAGACCGGGTCGGCCGACCTTGTCTTCGCCAAGGTCGAGGTGGCGGCTCGGCCCATCATGAACCTTGCCGCCCGGCGGGGGGATGCGGAAACGCTGCGGCGCCTGTTGGCGCTGGGCGCGCCGGTCGAGGGCGACGCCGCCGAGCAGCATGGCAACACGCCTTTGGCCGATGCGGTCGAGGCCCGCAAACCCGAAGCCGTGAAGATTTTGCTGGCCGCTGGCGCGGACCCCGGCATCAAGCGCCAGGGTTACGACCTGAAGTCGGCGCTGGAATTGGCGGTGCAGGCGGGCGACGCGGCGGCCCTGCGCGATCTGCTGGCGTCGATGAAGCCCGGGTCGCTGCAGGCCGCGCTGCGCGACCCCGAGAGCTCGCCGGTCGCGCTGCTGTTGCGCCAGCCCGGCAAGCAGGGCGCCGCGATGTTGCGGATGTTCGCGGAGGTGGGATTCGACTTGAAGTCGCTGGGGGCCGATGCGATCCGGCAGGCGCTGGAGAACCGCGATGCGGCCCTGGCCTTGATGCTGATCGACGCCGGAGTGCCGGTCAATCCGTCCGCGCCGGGCCAGGCCGACGAGCGCGGCGGCACGGCGGACAGCCGTTATGACCTTAGCGCGACGCCGCCGCTGTTGCTGGCGGCAATGTCCGGCCAGACTTCCGTCGTCGATGCCTTGCTGGCAAAGGGCGCGGACCCGGTCGCGCTGGCGCCGGATGGCGAGAGCGCCTTGTATTGGCTGATCGGCCGCCAGGACACCGCGATGCTGGACCGCCTGCAGCGCGCGGGCGCCAGGCTGGACGACGCGCGGCTGCCGCGTGCCCCCGCGCCGTATGCCTTGCTGAACGCCGCCGTAGCCTCGGGCGACATGGAACTGGTGCGCCGCGTCAGCCAGGCCAACGGTCAGGCGCTGGCGGACGCCTGCCTGCCCCAGAGCGGCGAATTCAATCTGTTGGACAAGCCGGGCTACTTCGGGCAGCTGCAGGCGGCCGGCTTTACCGGCAAGCACGACATCTGCGCGCGCGACGCCGGCCCTTTGCCGGACCGCATCGTGGCGCTGCTGTTGCAGAGCCGGCAATTGGTCACGGCCCGGCACGATACGGTCGTGCAGGTGCTGCGACAACTGAAGGCCTCGGGCACGGACCTGGATGCGCAGCTGGACGATGGCGATACGCCGCTGAATGTGGCGATACGGCTGGGTCGCAAGGACCTGGCCGATGCGATGCTGTCGGCTGGAGCCAGCCCGGACGCGGCCGATGGCGCGGGCCGCAGTCCCGCCTGGGTTGCGCTGGAAACCGGCCAGCCCGGGATGCTGTCCCTGCTGGCGCGTTATCGCGCACGCTTCGATGCCGCCGTGGCGCCGCCGGGGCAGTCGTTCCAGAACACGCTGGCGTGCCAGTCCGCGCCTGCGTTCGGCCGCGTCCTGCAAGAGGCCGGCGTGACGCTCAAGGCCGAGTGTGCACCGCCTGCGCAAGGCAGGCGCGCAGGGGCCAAGGCGCCCAGCAAATCGGCGGATGCCGTCCGTCTGCCGGGGCACTACTTTCTGCAAGGCTTGCGCGAAGTGGGCAGCGAACTGCTGCTGTCCGAAGACGGCAGCTTCGACTACCTGATGAGCTATGGCGCGATCGACATCAGTGCGCGCGGCGCCTGGCGCAGCGACGGCAGGCAGGTCTTCCTGGACACGCCGCCAATTCAGCCGTACTCGGCCATCGTGGACGTGCGCGCCGATACCCGGCCGGCCGAGGCGGGCCTGCTGACGGTGCGCGTGTACTACCGCGACCGGCCGGTGAAGGTCAATGTGGCGATGTCGTCGGCGGAGGCCGACCATGGCGGCGCGCCGCGGCAATCGGAAGGCGCCGACGGTGTCAGTGCGCCGATTGCGGCAGGGGCGTTGAAAGGCCTGGCCGTGTTCTTGCCGCTGCCTTCGGGCGCGCGCTGGCATGAGGTGGACATCAGCAAGATCGATGCCGCCGCGCGAGCCATCCGCATCGATGTCGCGGCGCCTGAATCCGCCGCCGGCACCCCGCTGCACAAGACATTCACGTTGCAAAAGGACGGCGCGCTGGTCGAGAAGCGTGGCGGCCGGGAACTGCGATACGCGAAAGAGTAG
- the kdsB gene encoding 3-deoxy-manno-octulosonate cytidylyltransferase gives MSFIAIIPARTASTRLPDKPLADIAGKPMVVRTAERAALSGASQLYIATDDVRVQQAVQAHGLRALMTRGDHPTGTDRLAEAVEQLGLPDDAIVVNVQGDEPLIEPELIDAVAAKLRACPQADIATCACPLADAEALFNPNVVKLVCAADDRALYFSRAPIPWARDALASGERVLADGLPAWHHIGLYAYRASFLRRYPTLPQGVLERFESLEQLRAMEHGHAIVVHRASTPPAAGVDTPADLERVRLIYSKPI, from the coding sequence GTGAGCTTCATCGCCATCATCCCGGCGCGCACCGCCTCGACCCGCCTGCCCGACAAGCCGCTGGCTGACATCGCCGGCAAGCCCATGGTCGTGCGCACCGCCGAACGGGCCGCCTTGTCCGGCGCGTCGCAGCTCTACATCGCCACCGACGACGTCCGCGTGCAACAAGCGGTCCAGGCGCATGGCCTGCGCGCCCTGATGACCCGCGGCGATCACCCCACCGGCACCGACCGGCTGGCGGAGGCCGTAGAGCAGCTGGGCCTGCCCGATGACGCCATCGTGGTGAACGTCCAGGGCGACGAACCCCTGATCGAGCCCGAACTCATCGACGCCGTGGCGGCCAAGCTCCGGGCCTGCCCCCAGGCCGACATCGCCACCTGCGCCTGCCCGCTGGCCGACGCCGAGGCCCTGTTCAACCCCAATGTCGTCAAGCTGGTCTGCGCCGCGGATGACCGCGCGCTGTACTTTTCGCGCGCCCCCATTCCCTGGGCCCGCGACGCGCTGGCCAGCGGCGAGCGCGTGCTGGCCGACGGCCTGCCCGCCTGGCACCACATCGGCCTGTACGCCTACCGCGCGTCGTTCCTGCGCCGCTACCCGACCCTGCCGCAAGGTGTGCTGGAACGGTTCGAATCGCTTGAGCAGCTGCGCGCCATGGAGCATGGCCACGCTATCGTCGTCCATCGGGCCTCCACCCCTCCTGCCGCGGGAGTCGATACCCCGGCGGACCTGGAGCGGGTCCGGTTGATCTACAGCAAACCGATATAA
- the adk gene encoding adenylate kinase: MRLILLGPPGAGKGTQAAFLTQHFGIPQISTGDMLRAAVKAGTPLGLEAKKVMDAGGLVSDEIIIGLVQDRLKQPDCASGYLFDGFPRTIPQADALKSAGVKLDYVVEIAVPEEDIIERMSGRRVHQPSGRSYHVRFNPPKAEGKDDVTGEDLIQRDDDREETVRHRLSVYREQTRPLVDYYSTWAQQDAAAAPKYRKISGVGAVDEIKSRLFEAVQS, translated from the coding sequence ATGCGTCTCATCTTGCTCGGACCCCCCGGCGCCGGCAAAGGCACCCAGGCCGCGTTTCTAACGCAGCACTTTGGCATTCCCCAAATCTCCACCGGCGACATGCTGCGCGCCGCGGTGAAGGCGGGCACCCCTCTGGGTCTTGAAGCCAAAAAGGTCATGGACGCAGGCGGCCTGGTTTCCGACGAGATCATCATCGGCCTGGTGCAAGACCGCCTGAAGCAGCCCGACTGCGCCAGCGGCTATCTGTTCGACGGTTTCCCCCGCACCATCCCGCAGGCCGATGCGCTCAAGAGCGCCGGCGTCAAGCTGGACTATGTCGTGGAAATCGCCGTCCCCGAAGAAGACATCATCGAACGCATGAGCGGACGCCGCGTGCACCAGCCCAGCGGCCGCAGCTACCACGTGCGCTTCAACCCGCCCAAGGCGGAAGGCAAGGACGACGTCACCGGCGAAGACCTGATCCAGCGCGACGACGATCGCGAGGAAACCGTGCGCCACCGCCTGTCCGTGTACCGCGAACAGACGCGTCCGCTGGTCGACTACTACTCGACCTGGGCGCAGCAGGACGCCGCCGCCGCCCCGAAGTACCGCAAGATCTCGGGCGTGGGCGCCGTCGACGAAATCAAGTCGCGCCTGTTCGAGGCCGTCCAGAGCTGA
- the lpxK gene encoding tetraacyldisaccharide 4'-kinase: MTAKRTSASLLARQWQHGGWLSTALRPLSALTAWAVARKRALYQDGAKTAYRAPVPVVVIGNVYVGGTGKTPMVIATVEGLRARGFTPGVVSRGYGVKVGPHARVGLGSLGAARFGDEPALIARATGAPVAIHPKRALAAQALLRAHPKVDVIVSDDGLQHLALARDIEIVVQDQRGIGNGRLLPAGPLREPASRLNDVDAVVTNIGTPPREPDSDGATGRPRQVRMWLEPGDAKRIEGHATRPLSGFSGQPRVAAAAGIGNPERFFTTLRAAGITLASTLALPDHHDYAVSPFQDLAADAILVTSKDAIKCGALNDARLWEVPVRAAFSDPQLFDWLAQALRETPRA; this comes from the coding sequence GTGACCGCGAAACGCACTTCGGCATCCCTGCTGGCGCGGCAATGGCAGCATGGCGGCTGGCTATCCACCGCCTTGCGTCCCCTTTCCGCCCTGACCGCATGGGCCGTGGCGCGCAAACGCGCGCTCTACCAGGACGGGGCCAAGACCGCCTACCGCGCGCCCGTCCCCGTGGTCGTGATCGGCAACGTCTATGTGGGCGGCACCGGCAAGACCCCCATGGTGATCGCCACCGTCGAAGGCCTGCGCGCGCGCGGCTTCACGCCGGGCGTCGTCAGCCGCGGCTACGGCGTCAAAGTCGGCCCCCATGCCCGCGTCGGGCTGGGTTCGCTGGGAGCGGCCCGCTTCGGCGATGAGCCGGCGCTGATCGCGCGCGCCACCGGCGCCCCCGTGGCCATCCACCCCAAACGCGCCCTGGCCGCCCAGGCCCTGCTGCGGGCGCACCCCAAGGTGGATGTCATCGTTTCGGACGACGGCCTGCAGCACCTGGCCTTGGCCCGCGACATCGAAATCGTGGTGCAGGACCAGCGTGGCATCGGCAACGGCCGCCTCCTGCCCGCCGGGCCGCTGCGCGAACCCGCCAGCCGCCTGAACGATGTGGATGCCGTAGTGACCAATATCGGCACGCCGCCCCGCGAACCGGACTCCGACGGCGCCACTGGCCGCCCGCGCCAGGTGCGCATGTGGCTGGAACCGGGCGACGCGAAGCGGATCGAGGGGCATGCCACCCGTCCCCTGTCCGGCTTTTCCGGGCAACCGCGGGTCGCGGCGGCGGCAGGCATCGGCAACCCCGAGCGGTTCTTCACGACCCTGCGCGCCGCCGGCATCACGCTGGCAAGCACACTGGCGCTGCCGGACCACCACGATTACGCCGTATCCCCATTCCAGGATCTGGCTGCCGACGCGATCCTGGTCACCTCCAAGGACGCCATCAAATGCGGCGCCCTGAACGACGCGCGCCTGTGGGAAGTACCCGTGCGCGCAGCTTTTTCCGACCCGCAGCTGTTTGACTGGCTGGCGCAGGCGCTGCGCGAGACGCCACGGGCCTAG
- the xseA gene encoding exodeoxyribonuclease VII large subunit: MTIEFAVTNNAFTRDILTVAQLNQAVGQLLERSIPALWVRGEISNFTQAASGHWYFTLKDSRASVRAVMFRGRASAVGFVPRAGDQVEIRARVSLYEPRGDYQLQADAMRRAGLGNLYEAFLRLKEQLASEGLFDPARKRDPVRLPRAIGVITSLHAAALRDVLSALARRAPQVPVIIYPAPVQGADAAGRLAAQVRMANQRAEVDTLLLVRGGGSIEDLWSFNDEDLARQVAVSEIPVISGVGHETDFTIVDFVSDVRAPTPTAAAELACAPRSELLGRVMQTAQSMARVQQRRLERAAQRLDRAAAQLVSPAQRLEHQRERLNSLRFRLASAWSAPQGRRTARVNLLAQRLTHRVPDTGRAADRLAGAVRQLSQAHARLLVQSRNRLAAATAQLRALDPGNTLARGYAIARDAEGRIVRDAAGLSAGQGLDLSFAQGGALVEVQQIRNTRDAS, translated from the coding sequence ATGACAATTGAATTCGCAGTCACAAACAACGCATTTACGCGGGATATCCTGACAGTTGCCCAGCTGAACCAAGCCGTGGGGCAGTTGTTGGAGCGCAGCATCCCGGCGTTATGGGTTCGCGGGGAGATTTCCAACTTCACGCAGGCGGCTTCCGGGCATTGGTACTTCACGCTCAAGGACAGCCGGGCCTCCGTGCGGGCTGTCATGTTCCGCGGCCGCGCCAGCGCCGTGGGTTTCGTTCCCAGGGCGGGCGACCAGGTGGAAATCCGGGCCAGGGTTTCCCTGTACGAGCCCCGCGGCGACTACCAGCTGCAAGCCGACGCCATGCGCCGGGCCGGTCTCGGGAACCTGTATGAAGCATTCCTGCGGCTGAAGGAGCAGTTGGCCTCGGAAGGGCTGTTCGACCCCGCCCGCAAGCGCGACCCGGTCCGCCTGCCGCGGGCGATCGGCGTGATCACCTCCCTGCATGCCGCCGCGCTGCGGGACGTGCTGTCGGCGCTGGCGCGGCGCGCGCCCCAGGTGCCCGTCATCATCTATCCGGCCCCGGTTCAGGGGGCGGATGCCGCGGGCAGGCTGGCCGCGCAGGTGCGGATGGCCAATCAGCGTGCCGAGGTGGATACGCTGCTGCTCGTGCGTGGCGGCGGCAGCATCGAAGATCTCTGGAGCTTCAATGACGAGGATCTGGCGCGCCAGGTGGCGGTCAGCGAGATTCCCGTCATCAGCGGCGTCGGCCACGAGACCGATTTCACGATCGTGGACTTCGTGTCCGATGTGCGCGCGCCCACGCCGACGGCCGCGGCCGAACTGGCTTGCGCGCCACGGTCCGAGTTGCTGGGGCGCGTCATGCAGACCGCCCAGTCCATGGCGCGCGTCCAGCAGCGCCGGCTGGAGCGGGCGGCACAGCGCCTGGACCGGGCGGCCGCGCAGCTGGTGTCCCCGGCCCAGCGGCTGGAGCACCAGCGGGAACGCCTGAACAGCCTGCGCTTCCGGCTGGCGTCCGCCTGGTCGGCGCCGCAAGGCCGCCGCACGGCGCGCGTCAATCTGCTGGCCCAGCGGCTGACGCATCGCGTCCCCGACACCGGCCGCGCCGCGGATCGCCTGGCGGGCGCTGTCCGCCAATTGAGCCAGGCGCATGCGCGCCTGCTGGTTCAGAGCCGCAACCGCCTGGCCGCCGCCACCGCGCAACTGCGCGCGCTCGATCCCGGCAATACGCTGGCGCGCGGTTATGCGATTGCCCGCGATGCCGAGGGCAGGATCGTGCGTGATGCCGCGGGCCTGTCCGCCGGCCAAGGACTGGACCTGAGCTTTGCGCAAGGCGGCGCCCTGGTCGAGGTTCAACAAATCCGCAATACGCGCGACGCCAGCTGA
- the sodB gene encoding superoxide dismutase [Fe]: MAHTLPPLPYELDALAPHISKETLEFHYGKHHQTYVTNLNNLIPGTEFETLSLEDIVKKSSGGIFNNAAQIWNHTFYWNSLAPKAGGAPSGKLADAINAKWGSFDAFKEAFNKSAAGNFGSGWTWLVKKADGSVDIVNTSNAATPLTTADTPLLTCDVWEHAYYIDYRNARPKYLENFWALVNWEFAAKNFA, from the coding sequence ATGGCACATACTCTTCCCCCCCTGCCTTACGAACTGGACGCGCTGGCTCCGCATATCTCCAAGGAAACGCTGGAGTTCCACTACGGCAAGCACCACCAGACTTACGTCACGAACCTGAACAACCTGATCCCGGGTACGGAATTCGAAACGCTGTCGCTGGAAGACATCGTGAAGAAGTCCTCGGGTGGCATTTTCAACAACGCGGCCCAGATCTGGAACCACACGTTCTACTGGAACAGCCTGGCTCCCAAGGCCGGCGGCGCACCTTCGGGCAAGCTGGCTGACGCCATCAATGCCAAGTGGGGCAGCTTCGACGCTTTCAAGGAAGCGTTCAACAAGTCGGCCGCCGGCAACTTCGGTTCGGGCTGGACCTGGCTGGTCAAGAAGGCCGATGGCTCGGTCGACATCGTCAACACCAGCAATGCCGCCACCCCGCTCACGACGGCCGACACGCCGCTGCTCACCTGTGATGTCTGGGAACACGCCTACTACATCGACTACCGCAACGCCCGTCCCAAGTACCTGGAGAACTTCTGGGCGCTGGTGAACTGGGAGTTCGCCGCCAAGAACTTTGCCTGA